In the genome of Lacerta agilis isolate rLacAgi1 chromosome 2, rLacAgi1.pri, whole genome shotgun sequence, one region contains:
- the FKBPL gene encoding FK506-binding protein-like → MASTEPVTEKMPGKKPNQGSAVGQGSSHGASVGSGGEESRAKVEGENLKENLPPRDPANRDIPWACPDGTFVKLVLETGTGLDKPKEGSLCQVFLEAEPGSPLSYPTHRWAEVELGGGDAEWDGVVDRCLETMLAGEQAKARLAAGGSVTVRLASFTEAKDSWEMSAAEKWDLVLGNKERGGELYRAGDVAAAARRYARALRLLVVAAPPPDYDQIKAELHANLAACQLRLHQPANAACNCTKTLALQPANTKALFRRGLAHDAMNDLEGAAQDLKGVLQVEPGNRAARRELERVMERIRARDAKLARAMQKMFA, encoded by the coding sequence ATGGCAAGTACAGAGCCGGTCACCGAGAAGATGCCGGGCAAGAAACCCAACCAGGGGTCAGCCGTTGGCCAAGGGAGCAGCCATGGCGCATCCGTTGggagtggaggagaggagagcagggCCAAGGTGGAAGGAGAGAACCTGAAAGAGAACCTGCCCCCTCGGGACCCAGCCAACAGGGACATCCCTTGGGCCTGCCCAGACGGCACGTTCGTCAAACTGGTCCTGGAGACCGGCACGGGTTTAGACAAGCCTAAAGAAGGCTCCCTCTGCCAGGTCTTCCTCGAAGCTGAGCCAGGATCGCCCTTGAGTTACCCAACCCACCGGTGGGCTGAAGTGGAGCTGGGTGGCGGCGATGCCGAGTGGGACGGGGTCGTGGACCGTTGCCTGgagactatgctggctggggagcAGGCCAAGGCGAGGTTGGCAGCGGGAGGCTCCGTGACCGTCCGGTTAGCGAGCTTCACGGAggccaaagactcctgggagatGAGTGCCGCCGAGAAGTGGGACTTGGTCCTCGGCAACAAAGAACGGGGCGGGGAGCTGTACCGGGCAGGGGACGTTGCCGCTGCGGCACGGCGCTATGCCAGGGCCTTGCGGCTGCTCGTAGTGGCTGCCCCTCCGCCGGACTACGACCAGATCAAAGCGGAGCTGCATGCCAACCTGGCTGCCTGCCAGCTGAGGCTGCACCAGCCGGCCAATGCCGCCTGCAACTGCACCAAGACGCTGGCCCTGCAGCCGGCCAACACCAAGGCCCTCTTCCGGCGGGGCTTGGCTCACGATGCCATGAACGACCTGGAGGGGGCGGCGCAGGACCTGAAGGGGGTTCTGCAGGTGGAACCGGGGAACCGGGCAGCCCGGAGAGAACTGGAAAGAGTGATGGAGAGGATCAGGGCTCGGGATGCCAAGCTGGCCCGAGCCATGCAGAAAATGTTTGCCTAA